A section of the Drosophila subobscura isolate 14011-0131.10 chromosome A, UCBerk_Dsub_1.0, whole genome shotgun sequence genome encodes:
- the LOC117903059 gene encoding LOW QUALITY PROTEIN: uncharacterized protein LOC117903059 (The sequence of the model RefSeq protein was modified relative to this genomic sequence to represent the inferred CDS: substituted 1 base at 1 genomic stop codon), with amino-acid sequence MLIEIYDYAAKLLNNMTARAAATTQTTETTADSREVRARARAGAGAPDIINNQSVGNDAVQRPELEPQSESESESESESESDAESSNPTRTANLTTKLLQATTGNMRNLLNRTLATMARASPAQHTPLPTLLLQAALDVDVTQGQRIDQPPHQLQQLPKTQSHQSLANATFHPLADGESADIYSAFSGLPGGNLSGFIESSTTAASSVLSSTLPATSSMAATFQAQTVATFIAAGNKNRPTTIVVYPTVSPESIVIPIVSCIFGFPILALIVICCLRRRAKLARERDRRRNYDMQDHAVSLVRFSPIHRLNYRSSRAISLRPERSLSQGFTSLELDTVLEERCSDVEQTQTEILNPESPMDTTSYKMSFSSSXHLATKQQQQHQPLTAMAPATPANPQPQAQSQTHPQAQSQEVPATTSSQLLLPPQLRKTASVRESHDPTALAKRRSRLQELRAASSGSSAGGGGDEAVVTFSKRDSKRNRRRGGATASGASSSSSGSPRRTEAAMRKSQSLDAAESLSLASIQSPLWVTLTNARTIEELAQQKL; translated from the exons ATGCTCATTGAAATTTACGATTATGCTgcaaaattattaaacaatatGACCGCAAGAGCCGCAGCAACAACGCAAACAACGGAAACAACTGCAGACAGCAGGgaagtcagagccagagccagagccggtgccggtgccccCGACATCATTAATAACCAATCCGTGGGGAATGATGCCGTGCAGAGGCCAGAGTTAGAGCCACAATCAGAATCCGAATCAGAATCCGAATCAGAATCCGAATCAGATGCAGAGAGCTCGAATCCCACGCGTACCGCAAATCTAACGACCAAATTACTGCAGGCCACCACAGGCAATATGAGGAACCTGCTGAACCGAACCCTGGCCACCATGGCCCGCGCCAGTCCCGCCCAGCACACACCCCTGCCCACCCTCCTGCTGCAGGCGGCCCTTGACGTGGACGTGACCCAGGGGCAGCGAATCGATCAGCCGccgcaccagctccagcaacTACCCAAGACGCAGTCCCACCAGTCGCTGGCCAACGCCACATTCCATCCCCTGGCAGACGGCGAGTCGGCGGACATCTACAGTGCATTTAGCGGCCTGCCCGGCGGCAATCTAAGCGGTTTCATTGAGTCCTCCACCACGGCGGCCAGCTCGGTGCTGAGCAGCACCCTGcccgccaccagcagcatggCGGCCACCTTCCAGGCCCAGACAGTGGCCACCTTCATAGCGGCCGGCAACAAGAATCGACCAACGACCATCGTTGTGTATCCAACGG TTTCACCCGAATCGATCGTCATACCGATCGTGTCGTGCATCTTCGGCTTCCCCATACTGGCGCTGATCGTCATTTGCTGCCTGCGACGGCGGGCAAAGTTGGCCAGGGAGCGGGACAGGCGGCGCAACTATGACATGCAGGACCATGCCGTCAGCCTGGTCAGATTTAGTCCAATTCATAGGCTTA ATTACCGATCGTCGCGAGCTATCAGTCTACGTCCTGAACGAAGCCTAAGCCAGGGCTTCAcctcgctggagctggacacCGTGCTGGAGGAGCGCTGCAGCGATGTGGAACAGACGCAGACCGAAATTCTCAATCCCGAGTCGCCCATGGACACCACCTCCTACAAGATGTCCTTTTCCTCAAGCTAACATTTAGccacgaagcagcagcagcagcaccagccactTACAGCGATGGCCCCAGCAACTCCAGCAAATCCCCAGCCTCAGGCACAGTCCCAGACCCATCCTCAGGCTCAGTCTCAGGAGGTACCCGCTACGACCTCGTcacagctgttgctgccaccgcaGCTGCGGAAGACGGCCAGTGTGAGGGAGTCGCACGATCCAACGGCTCTGGCCAAACGGCGGAGTCGCCTACAGGAGCTGCGGGCcgcaagcagcggcagcagcgccggcggcggcggtgacGAGGCAGTCGTCACCTTTAGCAAACGCGACTCCAAGCGGAATCGTCGTCGTGGTGGCGCCACCGCCAGcggtgccagcagcagcagcagcggctctcCCCGCCGCACCGAGGCGGCCATGCGcaagtcgcagtcgctggACGCCGCCGAAAGTTTGTCCCTGGCCAGCATCCAGTCCCCGCTGTGGGTGACCCTCACCAATGCCCGCACCATCGAGGAGCTGGCCCAGCAAAAGCTCTAA